A DNA window from Hydrogenophaga taeniospiralis contains the following coding sequences:
- a CDS encoding phosphate/phosphite/phosphonate ABC transporter substrate-binding protein: protein MRKYLKLLLIYIALQMGMETAWSRDFMLAISEGSSGGTDHARVIAKYQGLADVIGQSLGQKVNVVFIREFAALEDGLKNNRFDLAIARPSDYPARGMRDHGYQYVASARPDGHCVLIVPKDSPYQTLADIKGKRIVLPDAASYMAKFCGAELRDQGIDLSKERIEWVREQGAVPFYLNNKFGDVGGVASYSSVAKALDKTGHRVLHTSVSQPYFPLIAHRALTAAQIAAMQSALRALPETEPGREVLKSIGIQGFDTSTEKRLRNLLPWLGL from the coding sequence ATGCGCAAATATCTGAAATTACTACTTATATATATCGCATTGCAGATGGGCATGGAAACAGCGTGGTCGCGGGACTTCATGCTGGCCATCAGCGAAGGCTCTTCGGGCGGCACCGATCACGCCCGTGTGATTGCCAAGTACCAGGGGCTGGCCGATGTCATCGGTCAGAGCCTCGGCCAAAAAGTCAACGTGGTGTTCATCCGGGAGTTCGCGGCGCTTGAGGACGGGCTCAAGAACAACCGTTTCGATCTGGCGATCGCGCGCCCGAGCGACTACCCCGCGCGTGGCATGCGCGACCACGGCTACCAGTACGTGGCGTCGGCCCGACCCGATGGACACTGCGTGCTCATCGTGCCCAAGGATTCGCCTTACCAGACGCTGGCCGACATCAAGGGCAAGCGCATCGTCCTGCCCGATGCGGCGTCCTACATGGCGAAGTTCTGCGGCGCCGAGCTGCGCGACCAGGGCATCGACCTGAGCAAGGAGCGCATCGAATGGGTGCGCGAACAAGGGGCGGTGCCGTTTTACTTGAACAACAAGTTCGGCGACGTGGGGGGCGTGGCCTCGTACTCGAGCGTGGCCAAGGCCCTGGACAAGACCGGGCACCGTGTTCTGCACACCAGCGTGTCGCAGCCCTACTTCCCCCTCATTGCACACAGGGCCCTCACCGCCGCGCAGATCGCGGCCATGCAATCGGCGCTGCGTGCACTGCCCGAAACCGAGCCGGGCCGCGAGGTGCTCAAGAGCATCGGTATCCAGGGCTTTGACACCAGCACCGAAAAGCGCCTGCGCAACCTGCTGCCCTGGCTCGGACTCTGA
- a CDS encoding PLP-dependent aminotransferase family protein, with amino-acid sequence MQFADRLNNVETSAIRELFKLLGKPGIISFAGGFPDSAMFDVDGIREAVNTALTEEPGGALQYGATEGYNPLREQLAAFMTSKGNQGVTANDLIVTTGSQQALDLLGKTLISPGDKVIVEGPTFLATIQCFRLYGAQLITAPVDGNGVKTDELEKLIEEHKPKFVYLIPTFGNPSGAMLSLERRRQVLEMAVKHNTLIVEDDPYGDLYFGEAPPPSLLALSASVPGSRELLVHCGSLSKVLSPGLRVGWMIGQAALLAKATMCKQFSDAHTSTFAQATAAQYLKAGRMPATLAKVRAVYAERATTMGNALRRELGDAIEFVQPKGGLFVWARLTGAGGKVADGGELAKRAIEKGVAFVPGAPFYASNPDHATLRLSFATVGVEKIEEGVGRLGAAV; translated from the coding sequence TTGCAATTTGCCGACCGTCTCAACAACGTCGAGACCTCTGCCATCCGCGAACTTTTCAAACTGCTGGGCAAGCCCGGCATCATCAGCTTTGCCGGGGGCTTTCCCGACAGCGCCATGTTCGACGTGGATGGCATCCGCGAAGCCGTCAACACCGCGTTGACCGAAGAACCCGGCGGTGCCCTGCAATACGGCGCCACCGAGGGCTACAACCCGCTGCGCGAACAGCTCGCCGCGTTCATGACCAGCAAGGGCAACCAGGGCGTGACGGCCAACGACCTCATCGTCACCACCGGCAGCCAGCAGGCGCTGGACCTGCTGGGCAAGACGCTCATCTCCCCCGGCGACAAGGTCATCGTCGAAGGCCCCACCTTCCTTGCCACCATCCAGTGCTTCCGCCTCTACGGCGCGCAGCTCATCACCGCGCCGGTGGACGGCAACGGCGTGAAGACCGACGAGCTGGAAAAGCTGATCGAAGAGCACAAACCCAAATTCGTCTACCTCATCCCCACCTTCGGCAACCCCAGCGGCGCCATGCTCAGCCTGGAGCGGCGCAGACAAGTGCTCGAAATGGCGGTGAAACACAACACGCTGATCGTGGAAGACGACCCCTACGGCGATCTCTACTTCGGCGAAGCGCCGCCACCCAGCCTGCTCGCGCTCAGCGCCAGCGTGCCCGGCAGCCGCGAGCTGTTGGTGCATTGCGGTTCCTTGAGCAAGGTGCTCAGCCCTGGCCTGCGCGTGGGCTGGATGATCGGCCAGGCCGCGCTGCTGGCCAAGGCCACCATGTGCAAACAGTTCAGTGACGCCCACACCAGCACCTTCGCCCAGGCCACCGCCGCGCAGTACCTCAAAGCAGGCCGCATGCCCGCCACGCTCGCCAAGGTGCGCGCGGTGTATGCCGAACGCGCCACCACCATGGGCAACGCCCTGCGTCGTGAGCTGGGCGACGCCATCGAGTTCGTGCAACCCAAGGGCGGCCTGTTCGTCTGGGCCCGCCTCACCGGCGCGGGCGGCAAGGTGGCCGACGGCGGCGAGCTGGCCAAACGCGCGATTGAAAAAGGCGTGGCCTTCGTGCCCGGCGCACCGTTCTACGCCTCCAACCCCGACCACGCCACCCTGCGCCTCTCCTTTGCCACGGTGGGGGTGGAGAAGATTGAAGAGGGTGTGGGGCGCTTGGGGGCAGCGGTTTGA
- a CDS encoding GNAT family N-acetyltransferase, giving the protein MIRPETPADAAAIATLTTAAFLNAPHTSHTEAFIVNALRRAGALSASLVAEQGGELVGHVATSPVGVSDGTPGWHGLGPISVLPVYQGQGIGSALMRAAQQTLRGQGAAGIMLVGDPGYYRRFGFRNEPQLEYPGIPQAYFMVLPFSDVLPRGTVTFHEAFGATS; this is encoded by the coding sequence ATGATCCGGCCCGAGACCCCCGCCGACGCGGCCGCCATCGCCACCCTGACCACGGCCGCCTTCCTCAACGCGCCCCACACCAGCCACACCGAAGCCTTCATCGTCAACGCGCTGCGACGTGCCGGTGCGCTGAGCGCCTCGCTGGTGGCGGAGCAGGGGGGCGAGCTGGTGGGGCATGTGGCGACCTCGCCGGTGGGGGTGTCCGACGGCACGCCGGGCTGGCATGGGCTGGGGCCGATCTCGGTGTTGCCGGTTTACCAAGGCCAGGGCATCGGTTCGGCGCTGATGCGGGCGGCGCAGCAGACGCTGCGCGGGCAGGGCGCGGCCGGCATCATGCTGGTGGGCGACCCGGGCTACTACCGGCGCTTCGGCTTTCGCAACGAGCCGCAGCTGGAGTACCCGGGTATCCCGCAGGCGTACTTCATGGTGCTGCCGTTCTCCGATGTGTTGCCACGGGGAACGGTGACCTTTCACGAGGCCTTCGGCGCCACATCCTGA
- a CDS encoding lysophospholipid acyltransferase family protein yields the protein MHRTVFTTPVVNTLLRGFSIAYLKLTGWRVEGALPEVARKSVLIAAPHTSNWDLPYTLMVAFALRLNIYWMGKQSIFKAPFGGLMRWLGGIPVNRAQSSNLVAASADAIRAADGPLQLIVPPEGTRSKTRYWKTGFYYIALGAQVPIVMAYMDYATKRSGLGPLFEPTGDMDADMAAIKAFYAPFKGKNADQFENVT from the coding sequence ATGCACCGCACCGTCTTCACCACCCCGGTCGTCAACACCCTGCTACGTGGCTTCTCCATCGCCTACCTCAAGCTAACCGGCTGGCGCGTCGAAGGCGCCCTGCCCGAGGTGGCGCGCAAGAGCGTGCTGATCGCCGCGCCGCACACCAGCAACTGGGACCTGCCCTACACCCTGATGGTGGCGTTCGCGCTGCGGCTCAACATCTACTGGATGGGCAAGCAGAGCATCTTCAAAGCCCCATTTGGCGGCCTGATGCGCTGGCTCGGCGGCATTCCCGTGAACCGAGCGCAATCCAGCAACCTCGTGGCCGCCTCGGCCGACGCCATCCGCGCCGCCGACGGACCGCTGCAGCTCATCGTGCCGCCCGAAGGCACACGCAGCAAGACGCGCTACTGGAAAACCGGCTTCTACTACATCGCCCTGGGCGCCCAGGTGCCCATCGTGATGGCGTACATGGACTACGCCACCAAACGCAGCGGCCTGGGCCCACTGTTCGAGCCCACCGGCGACATGGACGCCGACATGGCGGCCATCAAGGCGTTTTACGCGCCGTTCAAAGGCAAGAACGCAGACCAGTTCGAGAACGTGACCTGA
- a CDS encoding alpha/beta fold hydrolase, which translates to MQTTLDVQGLNVIVEGRGPTVVMLHGWPDTRALWDDTVAALRDGYRCVRFSLPGFDLSKPPRPVSVNQMCELVGAVVDTVSPGEPVTLLLHDWGCFFGYEYAARQPQRVARVAAVDIGDTNSGTYLKSLKPKEKALIAGYQLWLALAWKLGPWLPWLANRMTRFMARAMGCRTAPERMGWQMNYPYAMQWLGAFGGLRGVARVDRVFGPVIPTLFFFGKRKSFMFHSARWLAALATTPGSAVHGLDTGHWVMRQKPVQFHAWLRAWLDQPMASRDETT; encoded by the coding sequence ATGCAAACCACCCTCGACGTGCAGGGCCTGAACGTGATCGTCGAAGGCCGCGGCCCGACCGTGGTGATGCTGCATGGCTGGCCCGATACGCGGGCGCTGTGGGACGACACCGTGGCCGCGCTGCGCGACGGCTACCGTTGTGTGCGGTTTTCGCTGCCGGGTTTTGATCTCTCCAAGCCGCCGCGCCCGGTGTCGGTGAACCAGATGTGCGAGCTGGTGGGCGCGGTGGTGGACACCGTGAGCCCGGGTGAGCCGGTGACGCTGCTGTTGCACGACTGGGGCTGTTTCTTCGGCTACGAGTACGCCGCGCGCCAGCCGCAGCGGGTGGCGCGGGTGGCGGCCGTGGACATTGGTGACACGAACTCGGGCACCTACCTGAAGTCGCTCAAGCCGAAGGAAAAGGCCTTGATCGCGGGCTACCAGCTCTGGCTGGCCCTGGCCTGGAAGCTGGGCCCCTGGCTGCCGTGGCTGGCCAACCGCATGACGCGCTTCATGGCGCGCGCCATGGGATGCCGCACCGCGCCCGAGCGCATGGGCTGGCAGATGAACTACCCGTATGCGATGCAGTGGTTGGGTGCCTTTGGTGGGCTGCGGGGCGTGGCGCGGGTGGACAGGGTGTTTGGCCCCGTCATCCCGACGCTGTTTTTCTTCGGCAAGCGCAAGTCCTTCATGTTCCATTCGGCGCGCTGGTTGGCCGCGCTGGCCACCACGCCGGGCAGCGCCGTGCACGGCCTGGACACGGGGCATTGGGTGATGCGGCAAAAGCCCGTGCAGTTCCACGCCTGGCTGCGCGCCTGGCTCGACCAGCCCATGGCGAGCAGGGACGAAACAACATGA
- a CDS encoding DUF3820 family protein, with amino-acid sequence MKPEDLERLLTVEMPYGKYKGRPIADLPGNYLNWFAREGFPPGEVGRLLALMHEIDHNGLSDLLTPLRRPR; translated from the coding sequence ATGAAGCCCGAAGACCTGGAGCGTCTGCTCACCGTGGAAATGCCCTACGGCAAATACAAGGGCCGGCCCATCGCCGATCTGCCAGGCAACTACCTGAACTGGTTCGCTCGCGAAGGGTTCCCGCCGGGCGAGGTGGGTCGCCTGCTCGCGCTGATGCACGAGATCGACCACAACGGGCTGAGCGATCTGCTCACGCCGCTGCGGCGGCCGCGCTGA
- a CDS encoding 3'-5' exonuclease domain-containing protein 2, which yields MQTTRPTPSKEEIALLPEFGRLGLERITLVDSGPRAVEACAALRDHAAWGFDTESKPTFFKDQVSDGPHIVQLATLQHAWVFQLSDPACRDLVAGLLAEAAHTKAGFGLGDDTKRIVSKLLVEPAGVLELNAVFRQRGYRKDMGVKGAVAVLFNQRFIKSKKAATSNWANPRLSEAQLIYAANDAYAAARVLDALALG from the coding sequence CGCCCAGCAAAGAAGAGATCGCGCTGTTGCCCGAATTTGGCCGCCTGGGCCTGGAGCGCATCACCCTGGTGGACAGCGGCCCCCGGGCCGTGGAAGCCTGCGCCGCCTTGCGCGATCACGCGGCCTGGGGCTTCGACACCGAGTCCAAACCCACCTTCTTCAAGGACCAGGTGTCCGACGGGCCGCACATCGTACAGCTCGCCACACTGCAGCACGCCTGGGTGTTCCAGCTGTCCGACCCGGCCTGCCGCGATCTGGTGGCCGGCCTGCTGGCCGAAGCGGCCCACACCAAGGCCGGTTTCGGCCTGGGCGACGATACCAAGCGCATCGTCTCCAAGCTGCTGGTGGAGCCCGCCGGTGTGCTGGAACTCAACGCGGTGTTTCGCCAGCGCGGCTACCGCAAGGACATGGGCGTGAAAGGTGCGGTGGCCGTGCTGTTCAACCAGCGTTTCATCAAGTCCAAGAAGGCCGCCACCTCCAACTGGGCCAACCCGCGCCTGAGCGAGGCCCAACTGATCTACGCGGCGAACGACGCCTACGCCGCGGCCCGGGTGCTTGACGCGCTGGCGCTGGGCTGA